The proteins below are encoded in one region of Megasphaera vaginalis (ex Bordigoni et al. 2020):
- the pta gene encoding phosphate acetyltransferase, with amino-acid sequence MRFTEDLKARVTKAQKKIVLPETNSRRVLKAAERVLADGFARIILVGKLDQIKKDASKFQIDLTGVEVIDPETYYRMDELCEYFAKRREKKGMTVEKAREIMIANRTMFGAGLVALGEAEGVVSGAATTSADVIRAGLQVIGPRKGNKTVSSAFILLTNTPQYGDNGILVLGDCGVIPNPTAEQLADIACICVSRARRTVQMLNPKVAFLSYSTKGSGNGDSVDNVRRAVEILKERNVDFEFDGELQADAALVPEVGEHKAPGSKVAGHANVLIFPNLDAANIGYKMVQRFANATALGPLVQGLAKPILDLSRGCSSEDVADVVAVCCSDAITADIYEKEFAESQQTQQSQQPQL; translated from the coding sequence ATGAGATTTACCGAAGACTTAAAAGCTCGTGTAACGAAGGCGCAGAAGAAGATCGTTCTTCCGGAAACGAACAGCCGTCGTGTGCTGAAGGCTGCCGAACGCGTATTAGCTGACGGCTTTGCCCGAATCATTCTCGTCGGCAAGCTGGATCAGATCAAAAAAGACGCATCCAAGTTCCAGATTGATTTGACCGGTGTGGAAGTAATTGATCCGGAAACGTATTATCGCATGGATGAATTGTGCGAATATTTCGCCAAACGCCGTGAAAAGAAGGGCATGACCGTAGAAAAAGCGCGTGAGATCATGATTGCCAATCGTACGATGTTCGGCGCCGGTCTCGTTGCTCTCGGCGAAGCGGAAGGCGTCGTATCCGGGGCGGCTACGACTTCTGCCGACGTTATCCGGGCCGGTCTTCAGGTTATCGGACCGCGTAAGGGCAACAAGACTGTTTCCAGCGCGTTCATTCTCCTGACCAATACACCGCAGTACGGTGATAACGGCATCCTCGTCCTTGGCGACTGCGGCGTTATCCCGAATCCGACGGCGGAACAGCTTGCTGATATTGCCTGCATCTGCGTATCCCGTGCGCGTCGTACGGTGCAGATGCTGAATCCGAAAGTCGCCTTCCTCTCGTACTCCACGAAAGGCAGCGGCAACGGCGATTCGGTGGATAACGTGCGCCGCGCCGTAGAAATTTTGAAGGAACGCAACGTCGACTTTGAATTTGACGGCGAACTGCAGGCCGATGCCGCTTTGGTTCCTGAAGTCGGCGAACATAAGGCTCCCGGCTCCAAAGTTGCGGGCCATGCCAATGTCCTCATTTTCCCGAACCTCGATGCGGCGAACATCGGCTATAAAATGGTACAGCGTTTTGCCAATGCGACTGCTCTCGGCCCCTTGGTTCAAGGTCTGGCCAAGCCGATTCTCGACCTTTCCCGCGGCTGCTCATCTGAAGATGTCGCTGACGTTGTTGCCGTATGCTGCTCCGACGCGATTACGGCCGATATCTATGAAAAAGAGTTTGCTGAATCGCAACAGACTCAGCAATCGCAGCAACCTCAATTATAA
- a CDS encoding dTMP kinase, producing the protein MTRHLFIIEGGDGSGKATQTKLLAARLRRDGFRVKSVSFPDYDSESSALVRMYLRGDFGTAADAVNPYAASAFYAVDRFASYQTGWKDFLAGGGIVLADRYTTSNMLYQMIKIDDQAERKAYLQWLWDFEFTKMALPVPEKVFLLDVPLAVTERLMARRQGKTGGATGDIHERDRAFLRKCHDAYGELAAQYGWQTVTCTAGGEMKTAEAIHDELYCAVISVLA; encoded by the coding sequence ATGACACGACATTTATTTATTATTGAAGGCGGCGACGGCAGCGGCAAAGCGACGCAGACGAAATTGCTTGCCGCTCGTTTGCGCCGTGACGGATTTCGCGTGAAAAGCGTTTCTTTTCCGGACTATGACAGCGAGTCGAGCGCTCTGGTCAGGATGTATCTCCGCGGCGATTTCGGAACGGCGGCGGATGCCGTCAATCCCTATGCGGCTTCGGCCTTTTATGCCGTAGACCGCTTCGCGTCTTATCAGACTGGCTGGAAAGATTTTCTTGCCGGCGGCGGCATCGTTTTAGCCGATCGGTATACGACGAGCAATATGCTGTATCAGATGATCAAGATTGACGATCAGGCGGAACGGAAGGCGTATTTACAATGGCTTTGGGATTTTGAGTTTACGAAAATGGCGTTGCCTGTACCGGAAAAGGTTTTTCTGCTGGATGTGCCTCTCGCCGTGACGGAGCGTCTCATGGCGCGGCGACAGGGCAAGACGGGCGGTGCTACCGGCGATATTCATGAGCGGGACAGGGCCTTTTTGCGCAAATGTCATGACGCCTATGGCGAACTGGCGGCGCAGTATGGCTGGCAGACCGTCACCTGTACCGCCGGCGGCGAGATGAAGACGGCGGAAGCGATTCATGACGAACTTTACTGTGCCGTAATAAGTGTCCTGGCCTGA
- a CDS encoding lactate dehydrogenase gives MSKYIHDLPAAAGIEAQQWQPHIRQRHKKMRAHILALGDVGMTMLLGLRLLGGDVISSIGICDLDEKNLARLEMEINQVRYPFGEVSLPPVDIVTEKELFACDVFIFCASKGVPPVGAGGDVRMAQLEANRELIGHFAALAAAASYDGLVCVVSDPVDPLCAAFLDASQLSPTQIQGYGLGVMHARACYYAEREREFGAYLTDGRAFGPHGRDLVLVNSLEHYDDVLSRRLTELVVAANVAVRDLGYKPYIAPALSSAAISIVLTLRGAWHYGSVYLGNEREGAFFGLKNRLTSDGFRYEDIAAAEPLFARLQQAYAQLCEFR, from the coding sequence GTGAGCAAGTATATTCATGATTTGCCGGCAGCCGCCGGCATTGAGGCGCAGCAATGGCAGCCTCACATCAGACAAAGGCATAAAAAAATGCGCGCACATATTTTGGCTCTCGGCGATGTCGGCATGACTATGCTGTTGGGGTTGCGGTTGTTGGGCGGCGATGTCATTTCATCCATCGGGATCTGCGACTTGGATGAAAAGAATCTGGCCCGTTTGGAAATGGAAATCAATCAGGTTCGCTATCCGTTTGGAGAGGTCAGTCTGCCGCCCGTCGATATTGTGACGGAAAAAGAGCTCTTCGCTTGTGATGTGTTTATCTTCTGCGCCAGCAAAGGAGTGCCGCCTGTCGGCGCCGGCGGCGATGTGCGCATGGCTCAGCTTGAAGCAAACAGAGAGCTGATCGGGCACTTTGCCGCGTTGGCTGCCGCCGCGTCCTACGACGGCCTGGTTTGCGTCGTTTCCGATCCCGTCGATCCTCTTTGCGCCGCTTTCCTCGACGCGTCACAACTGTCGCCGACACAGATTCAGGGATACGGTCTCGGCGTCATGCATGCGCGGGCGTGCTATTATGCTGAACGGGAGCGGGAGTTCGGCGCCTATCTTACGGACGGCAGGGCTTTCGGCCCCCATGGGCGGGATCTCGTTCTGGTCAACAGTTTGGAACACTATGACGACGTCTTGTCGCGCCGGCTGACGGAACTCGTCGTCGCGGCCAATGTAGCTGTCCGCGATCTGGGCTATAAGCCGTATATCGCGCCGGCGCTTTCGTCGGCGGCCATTTCCATCGTACTGACGCTGCGCGGCGCCTGGCATTATGGTTCCGTTTATCTCGGCAATGAGCGGGAAGGGGCCTTCTTCGGACTGAAAAACCGGCTGACGTCCGACGGTTTCCGCTATGAAGATATAGCGGCGGCGGAACCGCTCTTCGCAAGGCTGCAGCAGGCCTATGCGCAGTTGTGCGAATTTCGCTGA
- a CDS encoding phosphohydrolase yields the protein MMTDAATVTDLSIMLERGLYTPRFLRLAQMDAAEMEQLLAQVDNTVLARTVLDCTDENGRFLPQAVLDGVRPLLPVLQDEPACGWLKYCYYYVLTQIYPENAGSWRDADIAEIIGRDQHYRRGRCLFMQLLRALFRYERQTLPFDPTWELAFLAPEEIEDNGDDKEYLRLRELSTELYAYEFMRLGIALTPFHTLGHIGGVHYVAVYAARQLRRAGVGVDVGLVSGAAACHDIGKYGCRKCEERRVPYLHYYYTDLCCRRVGLPTIGHIAANHSVWDLELENLPVEALLLIYADFRVKSTRADDGREIIHFYSLAEAFDVILGKLDNVDEKKRSRYQKVYAKLADFEAYMTEWGVVTELPADFAASPAETRPRRQRDAALLDGTDVVDALKYAAIGHNIRLMRLFRDENAFTGLIEAVRSERNWKNVRTYISIFEEYSTYMTEQQKLLTLQYLYEALAYKEIDIRMQAARLMGTLVAGFNETYSKELPEGVSLPPKEVTGLSLFAHYVSLITKPGWRFTAQHKSWISYCLGSFVRAVLESCDDKERLAYMRLLQPYYTRTNYRAELYIVLLTALMEMDSAFFDEEFLPVIAAFIAAAAAGEELSLRVAALRCGTHIFDRQERDDYRQRLLRVLDLPQDDEDLGEREGSLFLDNLKTGTHWIIKVSNMETMIRHLERSDKAAVMHLGTHLANVLKVSDNPFVRRTAGEALLQVAEKMTYTQRNEIVVELFNGLELGDLRISKYVPEYLGEIILRLLPQEFDECILSMEQQLLTANTQVAASMVHTIGVILGSFDTFAGRQRETYAGEHEKRQRRLLYLMIKAYAHYDTELSRDAFRYIGRFIFNNPKLAAERVDFLFIHSYKKLLVTLTENREGPLDFYSNAAVLNHIYRYIGSHQFRCGDFELPKRQKVCLYPGTFDPFSLGHKAVAEKIRDLGFEVYLALDEFSWSKHTQPRLMRRKIMDMSTADQEDMYLFPDDIPINLTNAADMRRLKELFRGKDVYLAVGTDVIENASAYKARPTLDSVHMMNHIAFARETRESRYSTGKKENYPIQGKVITLLLDKFYEDISSTRIRENIDLNRDISNLIDAVAQNFIYENNLYLREPAYKHVVEAKDMGIGSFKQRGRESLWPLRETLLADGYDTSLVENYIESDAVRTLYIDSAGQSKEMVAYAAVHRIGARSLLTEFGDPTLTAHIRDTADGSIAAIGFLYAREDGAIANMGEIIITEIMTELIARDFAYAVYHPVDGAGYQPAIITALRKQGFVNIAPAGAAMPVYAVSLKAPVVLFRDVETVIKAPFNKNPRVLQALDRAHHNLLAVMRRLYPGKLILSFNTSIVHNKIIKKAVELNGVSPVRDNERRYGPYMSVPFGKTLSSVLIPNTVTKALHIEKYFNRYVKGFTIAESHQYSSVDNQLRTIKSFNRPVILIDDLLHKGYRMQMLTPVLERNQIEVKTVLVGVITGRAVDMMAARKLNADAAYFLPTLEIWFNERDCYPFLGGDSIDNAGDYSSYGRNPSINLVLPYVKPGFIGHGDDDAAFAYSLTCLENARAIMETLQEEYQKNYEKKLTLKRLGEVLTAVRIPDIDVGVRFDENMAPTRFIENDLERLKRLRWGSSRAQRSGIRTPGKEEV from the coding sequence ATGATGACAGATGCCGCCACCGTTACCGACCTTTCGATCATGCTTGAACGAGGCTTATATACGCCGCGATTTCTGCGCCTTGCCCAAATGGATGCGGCAGAGATGGAGCAGTTGCTCGCTCAAGTCGACAATACAGTTCTGGCACGGACCGTCCTCGACTGTACGGATGAAAACGGCCGCTTTTTGCCGCAGGCCGTTTTGGACGGCGTACGTCCTTTGCTGCCGGTTTTGCAGGATGAACCGGCCTGCGGTTGGCTGAAATATTGTTATTATTATGTCCTGACACAAATCTATCCGGAGAATGCCGGTTCCTGGCGCGATGCCGATATTGCCGAAATCATCGGCCGTGATCAGCATTATCGGCGCGGTCGCTGTCTGTTTATGCAGCTTTTGCGCGCCCTCTTCCGGTATGAACGGCAGACGCTGCCGTTTGATCCGACGTGGGAGCTCGCCTTCCTTGCGCCGGAGGAGATAGAAGATAACGGCGATGATAAAGAGTATCTGCGTCTCCGCGAACTGAGCACGGAGTTGTATGCCTATGAATTCATGCGCCTCGGAATTGCCCTCACGCCGTTCCATACGCTCGGCCATATCGGCGGCGTTCATTACGTCGCGGTGTATGCGGCGCGTCAATTGCGGCGCGCCGGCGTCGGCGTCGATGTCGGGCTTGTTTCCGGCGCTGCCGCCTGCCACGATATCGGGAAGTACGGTTGCCGGAAATGTGAAGAGCGGCGTGTGCCGTACCTGCATTATTACTATACCGACCTTTGCTGCCGGCGCGTCGGTTTGCCGACAATCGGCCATATTGCGGCCAATCATTCTGTGTGGGATTTGGAATTGGAGAATCTGCCGGTTGAAGCGTTGTTGTTGATTTACGCCGATTTTCGGGTCAAAAGCACGCGCGCTGACGACGGCCGGGAGATCATCCATTTTTACTCGCTTGCCGAAGCGTTTGATGTGATCCTGGGAAAATTGGATAATGTTGACGAAAAGAAGCGGAGTCGGTATCAGAAAGTCTATGCAAAGCTGGCGGATTTCGAAGCGTACATGACGGAATGGGGCGTCGTCACGGAATTGCCGGCAGATTTTGCGGCCTCGCCGGCGGAAACGAGGCCGCGCCGGCAGCGGGATGCGGCGCTCTTGGACGGGACGGACGTCGTGGACGCGCTGAAGTACGCCGCCATCGGACACAATATCAGACTCATGCGCCTCTTTCGAGATGAAAATGCCTTTACGGGACTGATTGAAGCCGTCCGCAGCGAGCGAAACTGGAAAAATGTTCGTACCTACATCAGTATATTTGAAGAATACTCGACGTATATGACGGAGCAGCAGAAGCTTTTGACGCTGCAGTATCTTTACGAAGCCTTGGCCTATAAGGAAATCGATATCCGCATGCAGGCGGCCAGACTCATGGGGACCCTTGTCGCCGGTTTTAATGAGACGTACTCGAAGGAATTGCCGGAAGGCGTCTCACTGCCGCCGAAAGAAGTGACCGGCCTTTCGCTCTTCGCCCATTACGTCTCGCTTATTACCAAACCCGGCTGGCGCTTTACGGCACAGCATAAGAGTTGGATATCCTACTGTTTGGGGAGTTTTGTCCGCGCCGTGCTGGAGTCTTGCGACGACAAAGAGCGGCTTGCCTATATGCGGCTTCTGCAGCCGTATTATACGCGTACGAATTATCGCGCCGAGCTTTACATCGTGTTGTTGACGGCGTTGATGGAGATGGACAGCGCTTTTTTTGATGAAGAGTTCTTACCTGTCATTGCCGCTTTTATCGCCGCCGCCGCTGCCGGTGAAGAACTCAGCCTGCGCGTGGCCGCCTTGCGCTGCGGCACGCATATTTTCGATCGGCAAGAGCGGGACGATTACCGGCAGCGTCTGCTCCGCGTCCTGGATCTGCCGCAGGACGATGAAGATTTGGGGGAACGGGAAGGCTCGCTTTTTCTCGACAATCTGAAAACAGGTACACATTGGATTATCAAAGTTTCGAACATGGAGACCATGATCCGTCACCTGGAACGGAGCGATAAGGCTGCGGTCATGCATTTGGGAACGCATCTGGCCAATGTTCTGAAGGTCAGTGACAACCCCTTTGTTCGCCGCACTGCCGGAGAAGCGTTGCTGCAGGTGGCGGAGAAAATGACGTATACGCAGCGCAATGAAATCGTCGTCGAATTGTTCAACGGTCTGGAGCTCGGCGATCTCCGCATCTCCAAATACGTTCCCGAATATTTGGGGGAAATTATTTTACGGCTGTTGCCCCAGGAATTTGACGAATGCATTCTTTCGATGGAACAGCAGCTGCTTACGGCCAATACACAAGTTGCGGCATCGATGGTCCATACGATCGGCGTTATTCTCGGCAGTTTCGATACCTTTGCCGGCAGGCAGCGGGAGACGTATGCCGGCGAACACGAAAAAAGGCAGCGGCGGCTGCTGTATCTGATGATCAAGGCCTATGCCCATTACGATACGGAACTCAGCCGAGATGCGTTCCGCTATATTGGCCGCTTTATCTTCAACAACCCGAAGCTGGCGGCGGAACGCGTTGATTTTCTGTTCATTCATTCGTATAAAAAGCTTCTCGTCACGTTGACGGAAAATCGGGAAGGACCGTTGGACTTTTACAGCAATGCCGCCGTATTGAACCATATTTACCGTTATATCGGGTCGCACCAATTCCGGTGCGGCGATTTCGAGCTGCCGAAACGGCAAAAGGTCTGTCTTTATCCCGGCACCTTCGATCCCTTCAGTCTCGGCCACAAGGCCGTGGCTGAAAAAATCCGCGATCTTGGCTTCGAGGTCTATTTGGCCCTTGATGAATTTTCCTGGTCCAAGCATACGCAGCCCCGGCTCATGCGACGGAAGATCATGGACATGTCCACTGCCGATCAGGAGGACATGTACCTCTTTCCCGACGACATTCCCATCAATCTGACGAATGCCGCCGATATGCGGCGTTTAAAAGAGTTGTTCAGAGGAAAGGACGTATATCTGGCCGTCGGGACCGACGTGATCGAAAATGCTTCGGCGTATAAGGCAAGGCCGACGCTCGATTCGGTCCATATGATGAATCATATCGCCTTTGCCAGAGAGACGAGAGAAAGTCGTTACAGTACGGGGAAAAAAGAAAATTATCCCATTCAGGGGAAGGTTATTACGCTGTTGCTCGATAAATTCTACGAAGATATCAGCTCGACGCGGATTCGTGAAAATATTGACCTGAATCGGGATATATCGAATTTAATCGACGCAGTGGCGCAGAATTTTATTTATGAGAATAACCTTTATCTGCGCGAGCCGGCGTACAAGCATGTCGTCGAAGCCAAGGACATGGGTATCGGCTCATTCAAACAGCGCGGCAGAGAAAGTCTCTGGCCGTTGCGGGAGACGTTGCTGGCTGACGGATATGATACGTCGCTGGTTGAAAATTATATTGAAAGCGACGCCGTGCGGACACTTTATATCGACAGCGCCGGCCAATCTAAGGAAATGGTGGCTTACGCCGCCGTGCACCGCATCGGAGCGCGCAGCCTGTTGACGGAATTCGGCGATCCGACATTGACCGCCCACATTCGCGATACGGCCGACGGCAGTATCGCCGCTATCGGCTTCCTTTATGCCCGCGAGGACGGCGCGATTGCCAATATGGGCGAGATCATCATTACGGAGATTATGACGGAACTGATTGCCAGAGATTTCGCCTATGCCGTCTACCATCCCGTCGACGGCGCCGGGTACCAGCCGGCGATCATTACGGCTCTCCGCAAGCAGGGTTTCGTCAATATCGCTCCTGCCGGCGCGGCGATGCCCGTCTATGCGGTCAGCCTGAAGGCGCCGGTCGTGTTGTTCCGTGACGTCGAAACGGTTATCAAGGCGCCTTTCAACAAGAACCCGCGTGTTTTGCAGGCGCTGGACAGGGCGCATCACAATCTGCTCGCCGTCATGCGCCGCCTTTATCCGGGCAAGCTTATCCTGTCCTTCAACACGAGTATCGTTCACAACAAGATTATCAAGAAGGCCGTCGAGTTGAACGGCGTTTCGCCGGTACGCGACAATGAACGGCGTTACGGGCCGTACATGTCCGTGCCGTTCGGCAAGACGCTGAGCAGTGTGCTGATTCCGAATACGGTGACGAAAGCCTTGCATATCGAAAAATATTTCAACCGTTACGTCAAAGGGTTCACGATTGCCGAATCGCATCAATATTCTTCCGTTGATAATCAGCTGCGGACAATTAAATCCTTTAACCGTCCCGTCATCCTGATCGACGACTTGCTGCATAAGGGATATCGTATGCAGATGCTGACGCCGGTGCTGGAGCGTAATCAGATTGAAGTCAAGACCGTTCTCGTCGGCGTCATTACAGGTCGTGCCGTCGATATGATGGCGGCCAGAAAGCTCAACGCCGATGCGGCGTATTTTCTGCCGACATTGGAGATATGGTTCAATGAACGGGATTGCTATCCGTTTTTGGGCGGTGACAGCATTGACAATGCCGGCGATTACAGCAGCTATGGCCGCAATCCTTCGATCAATTTGGTGTTGCCTTATGTCAAACCGGGTTTCATCGGTCACGGCGATGACGATGCGGCATTTGCCTATTCCCTGACCTGTCTCGAAAATGCCCGCGCCATTATGGAAACCCTGCAAGAGGAATATCAGAAAAATTATGAAAAGAAACTGACCTTGAAGCGTCTCGGCGAAGTGCTGACAGCCGTGCGGATCCCCGATATTGACGTCGGCGTCCGCTTTGATGAAAATATGGCGCCGACACGTTTTATTGAAAACGACCTGGAACGGTTGAAACGACTGCGCTGGGGCAGCAGCCGCGCGCAACGGAGCGGCATCCGAACGCCGGGGAAGGAAGAGGTGTAA
- a CDS encoding NAD(P)/FAD-dependent oxidoreductase: MHAVKHYDVIIIGAGPAGIFTALELAGKGLRILIVEKGQDIRSRIETSRNTNALPKDKVRNVVCGWGGAGAFSDGKLTLTTEFGGNLTDYMSAGELREKIAYVDEVYCRFGGAERKVYGGGNEENIRQIQRKAAAADLRFIPARIRHLGTDVNGLILTNMRDFLEGKVDIMADTAVEQIVVEHGAVVGVIIAGQLYRCRYLVSAPGREGSEWFVKEAARMGLQLTSNAVDIGVRVEMPAEILETITQVVYESKLIYFSRSFDDRIRTFCMNPYGFVVTENNDGLLTVNGHSYANRRSENTNFAILVSKKFTDPFHEPIKYGKYIANLANILGGGVIVQRLGDLLDGRRSTEERIRRGLVRPTLQEATPGDLSLVLPYRHLQDIKEMLEALDAIAPGANSRHTLLYGVEVKFYSNRIELNDKLETKIPDFFAIGDGAGITRGLVQASAAGVTVGREILRRAAQEK; the protein is encoded by the coding sequence ATGCATGCAGTGAAGCACTATGATGTTATCATTATCGGCGCCGGTCCGGCCGGGATTTTTACGGCCTTGGAATTGGCCGGCAAAGGCCTTCGGATATTGATTGTCGAAAAAGGGCAAGATATCCGCAGCCGTATTGAGACGAGCCGCAATACGAATGCGCTGCCGAAGGATAAGGTGCGTAACGTCGTCTGCGGTTGGGGCGGCGCCGGGGCTTTCAGCGACGGCAAATTGACTTTGACGACGGAATTCGGCGGCAACCTGACGGACTATATGTCGGCAGGTGAGCTGCGCGAAAAGATTGCCTACGTAGACGAGGTCTATTGCCGTTTCGGCGGCGCCGAGCGCAAGGTGTACGGCGGCGGCAATGAGGAAAATATCCGCCAGATTCAGCGTAAGGCCGCAGCCGCTGATCTGCGCTTTATTCCGGCCCGCATCCGTCATTTGGGAACCGACGTGAACGGTCTCATCTTGACGAACATGCGCGACTTCCTCGAAGGGAAGGTCGATATTATGGCCGATACGGCAGTGGAACAGATTGTGGTGGAACACGGCGCCGTCGTCGGCGTCATCATCGCCGGACAGCTTTATCGCTGCCGTTATCTCGTCAGCGCGCCTGGACGGGAAGGGTCGGAATGGTTTGTCAAGGAAGCCGCCCGGATGGGATTGCAGTTGACAAGCAATGCCGTGGATATCGGCGTGCGCGTCGAAATGCCGGCGGAAATCTTGGAGACCATTACGCAAGTCGTCTATGAATCGAAGCTGATCTATTTCAGTCGTTCTTTCGACGATCGGATACGGACGTTCTGCATGAATCCGTACGGCTTTGTCGTGACCGAAAACAATGACGGCCTGCTGACGGTAAACGGACACAGTTATGCCAACCGCCGCAGTGAAAATACAAATTTCGCCATCCTCGTGTCGAAGAAATTTACGGATCCTTTTCACGAGCCGATCAAATACGGGAAATATATTGCCAATTTGGCGAATATCCTGGGCGGCGGCGTTATCGTTCAGCGTCTCGGCGATCTTCTCGACGGTCGCCGTTCGACGGAAGAACGGATCCGCCGCGGTCTCGTGCGCCCGACATTGCAGGAGGCGACGCCGGGCGACTTGTCGCTGGTTCTGCCGTACCGTCATTTGCAGGACATTAAGGAAATGCTGGAAGCGCTCGACGCCATTGCACCGGGAGCCAATTCGCGGCATACGCTCCTTTACGGCGTAGAAGTAAAATTTTATTCGAACCGTATCGAATTGAACGACAAGCTGGAAACGAAGATTCCCGATTTCTTCGCTATCGGCGACGGCGCCGGCATTACGCGCGGTCTCGTTCAGGCGTCAGCGGCGGGAGTCACCGTAGGCAGAGAGATTTTGCGGCGCGCCGCGCAAGAAAAATAA
- a CDS encoding flavodoxin family protein encodes MLYVVKPAGPVSDRLDTVLAYALAGTEYCVVTTVAELTAYCRRGSVKKILFAVSLGYGGINLAYAELAAYLALEKDVLQHTCGGVLIDGDSELFTKKVGRELIFLANRAGCLFPGKPLVEATGTLANFAVQAALQGVDTLQAYKLSARRLVRKVTAFSPAPVSAENVLALHASSRSTSNTLLLWEMVRRHLSSEIAVNEISLRNGAVVDCRGCSYETCLHFGEKGDCFYGGLIVDTVYPAVKTCDVMVLICPNYNDSVSANMMAFFNRLTALFRKDSETFAGKRVYGIIVSGYSGGDLVAEQILGAMNCNKNFILPPRFSLTETANDPQQILSCPGIEERAKIFAAQIMNGQA; translated from the coding sequence ATGCTTTACGTCGTCAAACCGGCAGGGCCGGTTTCCGACCGTCTTGACACCGTTCTCGCCTATGCGCTGGCCGGTACGGAGTACTGCGTCGTTACGACTGTTGCCGAATTAACGGCATATTGCCGACGCGGCAGTGTAAAAAAAATTCTCTTTGCCGTTTCGTTAGGGTATGGCGGCATCAATCTTGCTTACGCCGAATTGGCGGCATACCTGGCTTTGGAAAAGGATGTGTTGCAACATACCTGCGGCGGCGTTCTGATAGACGGCGACAGTGAATTGTTTACGAAAAAAGTCGGCCGCGAACTGATCTTTCTGGCCAATCGGGCAGGTTGCCTGTTCCCCGGCAAGCCGCTGGTGGAGGCGACGGGAACGCTGGCGAATTTTGCCGTCCAGGCGGCTCTTCAAGGCGTCGACACGCTGCAGGCCTATAAGTTGAGCGCGCGCCGCCTCGTGCGCAAGGTGACGGCGTTTTCGCCGGCGCCGGTCAGCGCGGAGAACGTACTGGCCCTTCATGCCAGTAGCCGCAGCACGTCCAATACGCTGCTGCTGTGGGAAATGGTGCGGCGGCATCTGTCTTCCGAGATCGCCGTCAACGAGATTTCGCTGCGCAACGGCGCCGTCGTGGATTGTCGCGGGTGCAGCTATGAAACGTGTCTTCACTTCGGCGAGAAAGGTGACTGCTTCTATGGCGGGCTCATTGTCGATACCGTTTATCCTGCCGTCAAAACCTGCGACGTCATGGTTCTGATTTGCCCGAATTACAATGATTCCGTCAGCGCTAACATGATGGCCTTCTTTAACCGCTTGACGGCATTGTTCCGCAAGGATTCCGAAACCTTTGCCGGCAAACGGGTTTATGGCATTATCGTTTCCGGTTACAGCGGCGGCGATCTGGTTGCAGAGCAGATATTGGGCGCCATGAACTGTAATAAGAATTTCATTTTGCCGCCTCGTTTTTCGTTGACGGAAACGGCCAATGATCCGCAACAGATTTTGTCCTGTCCGGGCATTGAAGAGCGGGCGAAAATCTTTGCGGCGCAGATCATGAACGGGCAGGCATAA